The following proteins are co-located in the Brachybacterium sacelli genome:
- a CDS encoding Hsp20/alpha crystallin family protein, translated as MAIYDPFREMERLASNFLDTGRRGPRQMPMDLYRAGDHYVLSADLPGIDPGSVDVDGQLLTIRAERTLATDEQAQWITRERTGGTFLRQLSLGQGLDTEHISASYNNGVLSVTIPISEKAKPRKIEITTQNTPQQIESSAT; from the coding sequence ATGGCTATCTACGACCCGTTCCGTGAGATGGAGCGTCTCGCGAGCAACTTCCTCGACACCGGGCGACGGGGCCCTCGGCAGATGCCGATGGACCTGTATCGCGCTGGCGATCACTATGTTCTCTCCGCTGACCTGCCGGGCATCGATCCAGGATCCGTCGACGTCGACGGCCAGCTGCTGACCATTCGCGCCGAGCGGACCCTCGCGACCGATGAACAGGCGCAGTGGATCACTCGCGAGCGCACGGGAGGAACCTTCCTGCGCCAGCTCAGCCTCGGACAGGGACTGGACACCGAGCACATCTCCGCGAGCTACAACAACGGTGTGCTCAGCGTGACGATCCCGATCAGCGAGAAGGCCAAGCCCCGCAAGATCGAGATCACCACGCAGAACACTCCCCAGCAGATCGAGTCCTCAGCAACCTGA
- a CDS encoding tyrosine-type recombinase/integrase, translated as MSELFQDAARDWIAERRAVGRTISAETAKAYRGDLALWQRYLEAQTGAPARVQDLTGPVIKAALAEMNNAGLAPASRRRLVTTLRGLCRYLVLESRLPADPTAGIQAPRAPSRLPVAFTDGQISALLETAQTEDPQARPAAPLLDVAIVVILAAGGLRASEAAGLRLLDYRPGNEPSLRVVGKGRKARTVPLDPGIAAQIDTYLPWRAEHAVDDDGMSPLLIRPDGRALTRDTISYRVTRLYARAGIAKPEGEAAHALRHTYAVSMVDVGIPISEVQQLLGHESIATTGIYLKASASHLRTASAAPSAARLLASKLT; from the coding sequence ATGAGCGAGCTCTTCCAAGATGCGGCGCGGGACTGGATCGCAGAACGCCGCGCCGTCGGACGCACCATCAGTGCCGAAACGGCCAAGGCCTACCGCGGGGATCTGGCCTTATGGCAGCGCTACCTCGAGGCCCAAACGGGCGCACCCGCGAGGGTGCAGGACCTGACGGGGCCCGTCATCAAGGCCGCGCTGGCCGAGATGAACAACGCTGGGCTCGCGCCGGCCAGCCGCCGGCGACTGGTGACGACGCTGCGAGGACTGTGCCGATACCTCGTTCTCGAATCCCGGCTCCCCGCGGACCCCACGGCCGGGATCCAGGCCCCGCGCGCCCCCTCGCGTCTGCCGGTGGCGTTCACCGACGGGCAGATCTCCGCCCTCCTGGAGACAGCGCAAACGGAAGATCCCCAGGCACGCCCGGCGGCGCCCCTGCTGGATGTGGCGATCGTGGTGATCCTGGCTGCCGGCGGACTGCGGGCCAGCGAGGCGGCCGGGCTCCGCCTTCTCGATTACCGGCCCGGTAATGAGCCCTCGCTGCGCGTTGTCGGCAAGGGTCGCAAGGCTCGCACCGTGCCGCTGGATCCGGGCATCGCTGCGCAGATCGACACCTACCTGCCCTGGCGGGCAGAACACGCCGTGGACGATGACGGCATGTCACCCCTGCTCATCCGGCCGGACGGCAGAGCGCTGACCCGGGACACGATCTCCTATCGGGTGACCCGGCTCTACGCGCGGGCCGGCATCGCCAAACCCGAGGGCGAAGCAGCCCACGCCCTCCGCCACACCTACGCCGTGTCGATGGTCGACGTCGGCATCCCAATCTCAGAGGTGCAGCAACTGCTCGGTCACGAGAGCATCGCCACCACCGGCATCTACCTCAAAGCCTCCGCCTCCCACCTCAGGACAGCGTCCGCGGCACCGTCAGCGGCTCGCCTGCTTGCCAGCAAGCTGACATGA
- a CDS encoding DUF2079 domain-containing protein, whose translation MTPAADAPSTPPEVERRPVRDPTAVRRLVPPVLAALAALAYGLMGSQQFHRLVTRSWDLGIFTQLARAYGELRAPIIPIKGDAVNLLGDHFHPILVLLAPVWWVWPSGEALLWTQAMLLGLSAIPLTRLAIDRLGPGLGSLAGAAYVFSFGLQSAASVQFHEIAFAVPLLALSLTALLRDRPMAAVLWAAPLVLVKEDLGLTVALLGGLIALRDRAHRREGLGLAAWGAGWFVLSTFVLLPLLNNGGQYDYTDNLGSALEVFWPPVKWVTVAMLLLAAGVIGARSPLILLMLPTLAWRFTGTVEFYWEWGWHYDAVLMPIALAALLDALGDRRTGRATSALRRDVPRPRRRIRVLAVAAGAAVTLLLGTAMPVLDVVRPAKWEPTWRAEPAAAALEAVPDDTVLAVDITLMAQAVPDHDVQWIHGPNQRVPDCVLGDEYAFSWDGRPPPDIAVWAEQTWGRSYETVFDDGGFTVACRE comes from the coding sequence GTGACTCCCGCCGCCGACGCCCCCTCGACGCCGCCGGAGGTCGAGCGCCGCCCCGTGCGCGATCCCACCGCCGTGCGGCGCCTGGTCCCGCCGGTGCTGGCAGCACTGGCCGCCCTCGCCTACGGGCTGATGGGCAGCCAACAGTTCCACCGCCTCGTCACGCGGTCCTGGGACCTGGGGATCTTCACGCAGCTGGCGCGAGCCTACGGCGAGCTGCGTGCCCCGATCATCCCCATCAAGGGCGACGCCGTGAACCTGCTCGGGGATCACTTCCATCCGATCCTGGTGCTGCTGGCTCCGGTGTGGTGGGTCTGGCCCTCCGGGGAGGCGCTGCTGTGGACCCAGGCGATGCTGCTGGGGCTCTCGGCGATCCCGCTGACCCGCCTCGCGATCGATCGGCTCGGCCCCGGCCTCGGGTCCCTCGCCGGCGCGGCCTACGTGTTCTCCTTCGGCCTCCAGTCCGCCGCCTCGGTGCAGTTCCACGAGATCGCGTTCGCGGTGCCCCTGCTCGCACTGTCCCTGACCGCCCTGCTGCGCGACCGCCCGATGGCCGCCGTCCTCTGGGCGGCGCCGCTGGTGCTGGTCAAGGAGGACCTGGGGCTGACCGTCGCCCTGCTGGGGGGCCTGATCGCGCTGCGGGACCGCGCGCACCGCCGGGAGGGGCTCGGACTGGCGGCATGGGGTGCGGGATGGTTCGTGCTGTCCACCTTCGTGCTCCTGCCGCTGCTGAACAACGGCGGGCAGTACGACTACACGGACAACCTCGGATCCGCGCTGGAGGTGTTCTGGCCGCCGGTGAAGTGGGTGACCGTGGCGATGCTGCTGCTCGCTGCCGGCGTGATCGGCGCCCGCTCCCCGCTGATCCTGCTCATGCTGCCCACGCTGGCCTGGCGATTCACCGGCACCGTCGAGTTCTACTGGGAGTGGGGCTGGCACTACGACGCCGTGCTGATGCCGATCGCGTTGGCAGCCCTGCTGGATGCCCTCGGGGATCGCCGCACGGGACGCGCCACCTCCGCGCTGCGCCGGGACGTCCCCCGGCCGCGGCGCCGGATCCGAGTCCTGGCGGTCGCCGCCGGCGCCGCGGTCACGCTGCTGCTGGGGACGGCGATGCCGGTGCTCGACGTCGTCCGGCCCGCGAAGTGGGAGCCCACCTGGCGAGCCGAACCCGCCGCCGCGGCCCTGGAGGCCGTACCCGACGACACGGTGCTCGCCGTGGACATCACCCTGATGGCCCAGGCCGTCCCGGACCACGACGTGCAGTGGATCCACGGCCCCAACCAGCGGGTCCCCGACTGCGTGCTCGGCGACGAGTACGCCTTCTCCTGGGACGGACGCCCACCCCCGGACATCGCGGTATGGGCGGAGCAGACCTGGGGCAGGAGCTACGAGACCGTGTTCGACGACGGCGGGTTCACGGTGGCCTGCCGGGAATGA
- a CDS encoding glycoside hydrolase family 3 protein, whose translation MRRRHLLALAPAAALAACTEQGEEPRTDPERTGAGDPEDTREETAEESSEEATTEPTTEPPTAAELLLKDLSSRELAGQLVLVGIAAGTEIPTEVLTEHHAGGIFLLQVWRSATAVEDTVAAARVGSREDLPPLIAVDQEGGEVRMLRGNAARSTPSAEELGAEGPDAVTEAYTTIGEDLAAHGIQVALSPVADVVDPDLADANEPVGGLDRGFGTDPEQVGQCVTAAVEALEAQGVAATLKHFPGLGRVEENTDFSAEGIEDPVTGMEDPFLDSFAAGIEAGAGLVMMSSAIYPQLEADVPAMFSSVAIEDLLRDRLGFEGLVVTDDIGNAEAVASVPVAERITRLLEAGGDAVVTADPSLTGQLVDAVEAWAAQDPEHEQRVRESAARMLALKEHLGMLSR comes from the coding sequence ATGCGCCGACGACATCTCCTGGCCCTGGCCCCAGCGGCCGCACTCGCCGCCTGCACCGAGCAGGGCGAGGAGCCGCGGACCGACCCGGAGCGGACCGGCGCGGGCGATCCGGAGGACACCCGCGAGGAAACGGCGGAGGAGTCGTCCGAGGAGGCGACGACCGAGCCCACCACCGAACCCCCCACGGCGGCGGAGCTCCTGCTGAAGGACCTCTCTTCCCGTGAACTGGCCGGGCAGCTGGTGCTGGTCGGCATCGCCGCCGGCACCGAGATCCCCACCGAGGTGCTCACCGAGCATCACGCCGGCGGGATCTTCCTGCTGCAGGTGTGGCGCAGCGCCACCGCGGTGGAGGACACCGTGGCCGCCGCGCGCGTGGGCTCCCGAGAGGATCTCCCGCCGCTGATCGCCGTCGACCAGGAGGGTGGCGAGGTGCGGATGCTGCGCGGGAACGCCGCCCGGTCGACCCCGTCGGCGGAGGAGCTCGGCGCCGAGGGGCCCGATGCCGTCACCGAGGCGTACACCACCATCGGGGAGGACCTCGCCGCGCACGGCATCCAGGTGGCCCTCTCCCCCGTCGCCGACGTCGTCGATCCCGACCTCGCAGACGCCAACGAGCCGGTCGGCGGGCTCGACCGCGGCTTCGGCACGGACCCCGAGCAGGTGGGCCAGTGCGTCACCGCGGCGGTCGAGGCGCTCGAGGCCCAGGGAGTGGCCGCCACCCTCAAGCATTTCCCCGGTCTGGGACGGGTGGAGGAGAACACCGACTTCTCGGCCGAGGGCATCGAGGACCCGGTCACCGGGATGGAGGACCCCTTCCTCGATTCCTTCGCCGCCGGCATAGAGGCCGGGGCGGGCCTGGTGATGATGTCCTCGGCGATCTACCCGCAGCTCGAGGCGGACGTCCCCGCGATGTTCTCCTCCGTCGCGATAGAGGATCTGCTGCGGGACCGGCTCGGCTTCGAGGGGCTCGTGGTCACCGACGACATCGGCAACGCGGAGGCGGTCGCCTCCGTCCCCGTCGCCGAGCGCATCACCCGTCTGCTCGAGGCGGGCGGCGATGCGGTCGTCACCGCCGACCCCTCGCTCACGGGGCAGCTGGTCGACGCCGTCGAGGCCTGGGCCGCCCAGGACCCGGAGCACGAACAGCGGGTGCGCGAGTCCGCTGCCCGCATGCTCGCG
- a CDS encoding sialidase family protein, with amino-acid sequence MRATDDGATWVRKRAFQPGACQYSALLAIGRDEYALLYEGPDEAITFACLDLDWILSR; translated from the coding sequence TTGCGCGCCACCGACGACGGCGCCACCTGGGTGCGCAAGCGCGCCTTCCAGCCCGGCGCCTGTCAGTACTCCGCCCTCCTCGCGATCGGTCGTGACGAATACGCGCTCCTGTACGAGGGGCCGGACGAGGCCATCACCTTCGCTTGCCTCGACCTGGACTGGATCCTCTCGCGATGA
- a CDS encoding prolyl oligopeptidase family serine peptidase yields MNDSAPQDPATVSLPAPDGSTDPHQWLEEVTGEDALAWVHERNDRAESELDQVVDPRDAGGGPLTAALQREIREILDAKDRIPGVVMRGEYLYNFWTDAEHERGLWRRTTLESYRLEEPDWEILLDVDALNEAEGEDWVWHGASLLRPAGLAEGEPYRHALVDLSHGGSDADVSREFDLETLSFVPESEGGFVRPEAKGGLSWIDVDTVWVSTDFGEGTMTTSGYARQARLWRRGTPLAEAQLVHEIAEDDMAVFAAHDSTPEWERDWIIEAHAFYDTTLHVVDRSAQEPTLRTVEVPRDLEANAHRDLGIFSPRSDWEVEGTTFPAGSLVVGDFARFQAGEPELHMLFEPTDSTSLADMTITRSTIVLSILEDVVHRLEVYHRDEHGNWVRRDLYPELRGSIGVAAVDADVDDRVWVTVTGFLEPTTLHLGDLAEVPAGGEPGDLEVIKSTPARFDAEGLDVSQHFATSDDGTRIPYFEISRVDRAESEEPVPTLLYGYGGFEISLTPGYLGAIGKAWLERGGTYVLANIRGGGEYGPRWHQAALTENRHRAYEDFSSVARDLLERGVTDRDHLAVRGGSNGGLLTGNMVTRYPELFGAVVIQVPLLDMKRYSHLLAGASWMAEYGDPDTEDWEFVRTFSPYHLLREDVRYPPTFLLTSTRDDRVHPGHARKFAAAMESLGADVRSWENTEGGHGGAATNEQAARMNALMYAFLWSTIGDAGGTSS; encoded by the coding sequence ATGAACGACTCCGCCCCGCAGGATCCCGCGACCGTGTCCCTGCCCGCGCCCGACGGCAGCACCGATCCTCACCAGTGGCTCGAGGAGGTCACCGGCGAGGACGCCCTGGCCTGGGTGCACGAGCGCAACGACCGCGCGGAGTCCGAGCTGGACCAGGTGGTCGACCCTCGGGATGCGGGCGGGGGACCGCTCACCGCGGCGCTGCAGCGGGAGATCCGCGAGATCCTCGACGCCAAGGACAGGATCCCCGGCGTGGTGATGCGCGGTGAGTACCTCTACAACTTCTGGACCGATGCCGAGCACGAGCGCGGGCTGTGGCGCCGCACGACGCTGGAGTCCTACCGCCTGGAGGAGCCCGACTGGGAGATCCTGCTGGACGTCGACGCTCTCAACGAGGCGGAGGGCGAGGACTGGGTGTGGCACGGGGCGAGCCTGCTGCGTCCGGCAGGCCTCGCCGAGGGGGAGCCCTACCGGCACGCCCTGGTGGATCTCTCCCACGGCGGCTCCGATGCCGACGTCTCCCGCGAGTTCGACCTCGAGACGCTCTCCTTCGTGCCCGAGTCCGAGGGGGGCTTCGTCCGCCCCGAGGCCAAGGGCGGCCTCAGCTGGATCGACGTCGATACCGTCTGGGTCTCCACGGACTTCGGCGAGGGCACGATGACCACCTCCGGGTACGCGCGGCAGGCGCGGCTGTGGAGGCGTGGCACACCATTGGCCGAGGCGCAGCTGGTCCACGAGATCGCCGAGGACGACATGGCCGTCTTCGCCGCCCACGACTCCACGCCCGAGTGGGAGCGGGACTGGATCATCGAGGCGCACGCGTTCTACGACACCACCCTCCACGTCGTGGACCGCAGCGCGCAGGAGCCGACGCTGCGCACCGTCGAGGTGCCCCGCGACCTGGAGGCGAACGCGCACCGCGACCTGGGCATCTTCAGTCCACGCAGCGACTGGGAGGTCGAGGGGACGACGTTCCCCGCCGGATCGCTCGTGGTCGGCGACTTCGCCCGCTTCCAAGCGGGCGAGCCCGAGCTGCACATGCTGTTCGAGCCCACCGACTCCACCTCCCTGGCGGACATGACCATCACGCGCTCCACGATCGTGTTGTCGATCCTCGAGGACGTGGTGCACCGACTCGAGGTCTACCATCGCGACGAGCACGGGAACTGGGTGCGGCGCGACCTCTACCCCGAGCTACGTGGCTCGATCGGGGTGGCGGCGGTCGACGCCGACGTCGACGACCGGGTCTGGGTGACGGTCACCGGCTTCCTCGAGCCCACCACGTTGCACCTGGGCGACCTCGCGGAGGTCCCCGCGGGCGGCGAGCCGGGCGATCTCGAGGTCATCAAGTCCACCCCCGCCCGCTTCGACGCGGAGGGCCTGGACGTCAGCCAGCACTTCGCCACCAGCGATGACGGCACCCGCATCCCGTACTTCGAGATCTCGCGGGTGGACCGGGCCGAGAGCGAGGAGCCGGTGCCCACGCTGCTGTACGGCTACGGCGGCTTCGAGATCTCCCTGACCCCCGGGTACCTGGGAGCGATCGGCAAGGCCTGGCTGGAACGCGGCGGCACCTACGTGCTGGCCAACATCCGCGGCGGCGGCGAGTACGGTCCCCGCTGGCACCAGGCGGCGCTGACCGAGAACCGCCACCGGGCCTACGAGGACTTCTCCTCGGTGGCCCGGGACCTCCTCGAGCGCGGTGTCACCGACCGCGACCATCTCGCCGTGCGCGGCGGCTCCAACGGCGGACTGCTCACCGGCAACATGGTCACCCGGTACCCGGAGCTGTTCGGCGCGGTCGTCATCCAGGTGCCGCTGCTGGACATGAAGCGGTACTCGCACTTGCTCGCCGGGGCGTCCTGGATGGCCGAGTACGGGGATCCGGACACCGAGGACTGGGAGTTCGTGCGCACCTTCAGCCCGTACCACCTGCTGCGCGAGGACGTGCGGTACCCGCCGACGTTCCTGCTCACCTCCACCCGGGACGACCGCGTCCATCCCGGCCACGCGAGAAAGTTCGCCGCCGCCATGGAGTCGCTGGGCGCCGATGTGCGCTCCTGGGAGAACACCGAGGGCGGGCACGGCGGTGCGGCCACCAATGAGCAGGCCGCCCGCATGAACGCCCTGATGTACGCGTTCCTGTGGAGCACCATCGGCGACGCCGGCGGGACCAGCTCATGA
- a CDS encoding DinB family protein: MSPNHRAEPEGAEVTADRAAAEAPGAPDQLDVLVDRLADEQAALETASDDDAFGTLPGDRPEPPAVAGEMETLQGFLDVQRATVVRKVTGLSDEQAARRLVGSATTVTGVVRHLATSERFWFCQIVGGVPPEEVGYTRYEQSGPHGEWAVAQGASLEAALTDYAAAIDLSRSQLHGRDPDEELHAGEHLRSLRWVLIHMVEETARHAGQLDVLAELLDGRTGE; encoded by the coding sequence ATGAGCCCGAACCACCGGGCGGAGCCGGAGGGCGCCGAGGTGACGGCCGACCGGGCGGCGGCCGAGGCACCGGGTGCGCCGGACCAGCTCGACGTCCTGGTGGACCGGCTCGCCGACGAGCAGGCCGCACTCGAGACGGCGAGCGACGATGACGCCTTCGGAACGCTCCCGGGGGACCGCCCCGAACCCCCGGCCGTCGCCGGCGAGATGGAAACCCTCCAGGGGTTCCTCGACGTCCAGCGCGCCACCGTCGTCCGGAAGGTGACGGGTCTCAGCGACGAGCAGGCGGCGAGGCGTCTGGTCGGATCCGCGACGACGGTCACGGGAGTTGTCCGGCACCTGGCCACTTCCGAACGCTTCTGGTTCTGCCAGATCGTGGGCGGGGTCCCGCCGGAGGAGGTCGGCTACACCCGGTACGAGCAGTCCGGGCCGCACGGCGAGTGGGCCGTGGCGCAGGGCGCCTCCCTCGAGGCCGCGCTCACCGACTACGCGGCCGCGATCGACCTGTCCCGCTCCCAGCTTCACGGCAGGGATCCCGACGAGGAGCTTCATGCCGGTGAGCACCTCCGCAGCCTGCGCTGGGTGCTCATCCACATGGTGGAGGAGACCGCCCGCCACGCCGGCCAGCTCGACGTGCTCGCGGAACTGCTGGACGGCCGGACCGGCGAGTGA
- a CDS encoding alpha/beta fold hydrolase, protein MTRAAVRSVDLFDRPAQDDLLQIRNDLMTVYREFSAEDRRLFPLRYARTVARGPRRPHPGVRRRNGHPEATDPAARLAAPPQVPVLLIPDGPGRGSVLPYDVLRRSLAGRGLDVLMMEHRGVGLSRLDATGEDLPASVITLREVLGDLLAVLDHARLDQVSVYGVGYGAYLAQALAALHPDRVHSLVLDSPLTGADDERVAQAALRALYWDGTESSTSTIASTLRRLAAEGEVDARRAGPVVLAVHEHGGPSAVRDLVDLLALGRGQLTWNSVRQVLNQGWLQNTPYAMEYDLTARIAHSELGRGHHADGGALDPLVIIGEQARAVPRFTGEAFDLHELAPAITAPTLVLTGGQDLVSPPVIARDLVARIPGADLVEVPGGGHSMLDTRSQITQVAARWSACGAAHLLPARAEELTALPATPTDQALSRGLQIALAAERYSPWRLWVESAKAKREQAQVDPRARRTRHVKMD, encoded by the coding sequence GTGACCCGCGCCGCCGTGCGATCCGTCGACCTCTTCGACCGCCCCGCGCAGGACGACCTCCTGCAGATCCGCAACGACCTCATGACGGTCTACCGCGAGTTCTCCGCCGAGGACCGACGGCTGTTCCCGCTGCGCTACGCCCGCACCGTCGCCCGGGGGCCCCGCCGCCCTCACCCGGGCGTCCGGCGCCGGAACGGGCACCCCGAGGCGACGGATCCCGCGGCCCGCCTGGCCGCTCCGCCGCAGGTGCCCGTGCTGCTGATCCCCGACGGGCCGGGACGGGGCTCGGTGCTGCCCTATGACGTGCTGCGCCGCTCGCTCGCGGGACGAGGCCTCGACGTGCTGATGATGGAGCACCGCGGCGTCGGGCTCTCCCGCCTGGACGCCACGGGGGAGGACCTCCCGGCCTCCGTGATCACTCTGCGCGAGGTGCTCGGCGACCTGCTCGCGGTGCTGGACCATGCGCGTCTCGACCAGGTCAGCGTCTACGGCGTCGGCTACGGCGCCTATCTCGCGCAGGCCCTCGCCGCCCTCCACCCCGACCGGGTGCATTCACTGGTGCTCGACTCGCCGCTGACCGGTGCCGACGACGAGCGCGTGGCCCAGGCCGCCCTGCGCGCCCTGTACTGGGACGGCACCGAGTCGTCGACCTCCACCATCGCCTCCACGCTGCGGCGACTGGCCGCCGAGGGCGAGGTCGACGCCCGTCGTGCCGGCCCCGTGGTGCTCGCGGTGCACGAGCACGGCGGTCCTTCGGCGGTGCGCGATCTGGTGGACCTGCTCGCCCTGGGCCGCGGGCAGCTGACCTGGAACAGCGTGAGGCAGGTGCTGAACCAGGGCTGGCTGCAGAACACGCCCTACGCGATGGAGTACGACCTCACCGCTCGGATCGCCCACAGCGAGCTCGGCCGCGGCCATCATGCCGACGGTGGAGCGCTGGATCCACTGGTCATCATCGGTGAGCAGGCCCGTGCGGTGCCGCGGTTCACCGGTGAAGCGTTCGATCTGCACGAGCTCGCCCCGGCGATCACCGCGCCGACCCTCGTGCTCACGGGCGGCCAGGACCTGGTCTCCCCGCCGGTGATCGCCCGTGACCTGGTCGCGCGGATCCCGGGGGCGGACCTGGTGGAGGTGCCCGGTGGGGGCCATTCGATGCTCGACACCCGCAGTCAGATCACGCAGGTCGCCGCGCGCTGGAGCGCCTGCGGTGCGGCGCATCTGCTGCCCGCCCGCGCCGAGGAGCTCACGGCACTGCCGGCGACGCCGACGGACCAGGCACTCTCGCGTGGATTGCAGATAGCCCTGGCCGCGGAGCGCTACTCGCCGTGGCGGCTGTGGGTGGAGTCGGCGAAGGCGAAACGCGAGCAGGCCCAGGTCGACCCGCGGGCCCGCCGCACCCGCCACGTGAAGATGGACTGA
- a CDS encoding Fn3-like domain-containing protein: MRDAGVHRIPGRDDAWHTYDVGVRHGIATGAPTYDPMFYTADGIAEPTSQTVTVPAGGSSEVAVTLGEDLGENGLIYGGWITLTGPGEDLAVPYAGLSGDYQSLPVLDDQGMGLPALGVSDGAGGVLLDPDGGHTYTMQGGDVPYLAYYLEYPAERLEMRAHRVNPAGTMTIVNPSVGLIDASDHLGRSAQPEVFGWDGNYSLKNQKSKTVGNGDYVLEMRVLKPLGDPQDPDHWETFSSPQFTIADPEPPRPGVH, translated from the coding sequence ATGCGTGATGCCGGTGTGCACCGGATCCCCGGGCGCGATGATGCGTGGCACACCTATGACGTCGGTGTCCGACATGGCATCGCCACCGGCGCACCGACCTACGACCCGATGTTCTACACGGCCGATGGCATCGCCGAACCCACCTCGCAGACCGTGACCGTCCCCGCAGGCGGCAGCTCCGAGGTGGCCGTGACGCTCGGGGAGGATCTCGGCGAGAACGGCCTCATCTACGGCGGCTGGATCACCCTGACCGGCCCGGGCGAGGACCTCGCAGTCCCCTACGCCGGGCTCTCCGGGGACTACCAATCGCTGCCGGTGCTCGATGACCAGGGGATGGGACTGCCCGCTCTCGGCGTGAGCGACGGCGCCGGCGGCGTGCTGCTGGACCCGGACGGCGGCCACACCTACACCATGCAGGGCGGCGACGTCCCCTATCTCGCGTACTACCTGGAGTACCCCGCCGAGCGGCTCGAGATGCGTGCCCATCGGGTCAACCCGGCCGGGACGATGACGATCGTCAACCCCTCGGTGGGGCTGATCGACGCCTCCGACCACCTCGGCCGCTCGGCCCAGCCGGAGGTGTTCGGCTGGGACGGCAACTACTCGCTGAAGAACCAGAAGTCCAAGACCGTCGGGAACGGCGACTACGTCCTGGAGATGCGGGTGCTGAAGCCCCTGGGCGATCCGCAGGACCCGGACCACTGGGAGACCTTCTCCTCCCCGCAGTTCACGATCGCCGATCCGGAACCGCCAAGGCCCGGGGTCCACTGA
- a CDS encoding histone-like nucleoid-structuring protein Lsr2, producing MARKTQVILTDDIDGSEATSTVSFALDGVAYEIDLSEDNAQRMRDQMGEWAGKARRVGGRRISGTRGASSSSDAGKIRAWANENGYEVSERGRIPTEIRDAYSAAH from the coding sequence GTGGCGCGCAAGACTCAGGTAATCCTCACCGACGATATCGACGGCTCCGAAGCCACCAGCACGGTGAGCTTCGCGCTGGATGGCGTCGCGTACGAGATCGACCTCAGCGAGGACAATGCCCAGCGGATGCGCGATCAGATGGGCGAGTGGGCTGGTAAAGCACGCCGGGTCGGAGGTCGGCGCATCAGCGGCACCCGAGGCGCGAGCTCCTCGAGCGACGCTGGCAAGATTCGCGCTTGGGCGAACGAGAACGGTTACGAGGTCAGCGAGCGGGGTCGCATCCCCACGGAGATTCGTGACGCGTACAGCGCCGCGCACTGA
- a CDS encoding ribbon-helix-helix protein, CopG family gives MRKMQGSEVPEEQVDAWVAEAEAGYDVEQLRKRGRPTRGEQAAQVVPVRFTDEEISSLMQRADREHLNRSEAIRRAVREWTTA, from the coding sequence ATGAGGAAGATGCAAGGTAGTGAGGTCCCCGAGGAGCAGGTCGACGCCTGGGTTGCTGAGGCCGAGGCCGGCTACGACGTGGAGCAGCTGCGCAAGCGCGGGCGGCCTACTCGTGGTGAGCAAGCGGCGCAGGTGGTGCCGGTGCGATTCACCGACGAAGAGATTTCCTCGCTGATGCAGCGCGCTGATCGTGAGCACCTGAATCGCTCCGAGGCGATCCGTCGAGCCGTTCGTGAGTGGACGACCGCGTGA